In Mycolicibacterium alvei, a single window of DNA contains:
- a CDS encoding virulence factor Mce family protein, producing MSTVFNVRNVKLPKTSRATIIVAALAVVAALVLGYFGLSLYKKMTNTTVTAYFPEVLALYPGDKVLIMGVKVGEIDSIDTDGDKMKVVFHVSDKYKLPENITASVLNPSLVASRVIQLSPPYTGGPRLQNNAVIPIENTQIPVEYDELRNQITRLLDDLGPTAEQPKGPFGDIIESFADGFEGKGEQLNRTLSGLSEALTTLNQGRGDFFQVVKSLAVFVNALHKSDQQFVALNDDLAQFTNSFTNTDQELASALQDLNKVLKTTREFLDKNGGVLTHDINNLSEVTTAMLQPEPRNGLETGLHAYPNLVGNALNMVSPTQGGVIGLPVMPGVTNFSNPLQFVCSSIQAGSRLGYQDSAELCAQYLAPLLDAIKFNFIPFGQNLASTAMTLPKQISYSEPRLQPPGGYKDTTVPGVWSRDTLFSHGNHEPGWTVAPGMQGVQVQPATQQMLTPESLSELMGGPDIAAPPAPPAFGVPPGGNLPGPPNSYDETNPLPPPWYPQPGPPPAPAPGVIPGDPMSGPAPAASAPAPAGPALPAEVGGQP from the coding sequence ATGTCAACAGTCTTCAACGTTCGAAACGTCAAGTTGCCCAAGACTTCCCGGGCAACCATCATCGTCGCTGCGCTGGCGGTGGTGGCTGCCCTGGTGCTGGGCTACTTCGGCCTGAGCCTGTACAAGAAGATGACCAACACGACGGTCACCGCGTACTTCCCCGAGGTGCTCGCGCTGTATCCGGGCGACAAGGTGCTCATCATGGGCGTCAAGGTCGGCGAGATCGACAGCATCGACACCGACGGCGACAAGATGAAGGTCGTCTTTCACGTCAGCGACAAGTACAAGTTGCCCGAGAACATCACGGCGTCGGTACTCAACCCGAGTCTGGTCGCCTCGCGGGTCATCCAGTTGTCCCCGCCTTACACCGGTGGGCCTCGGTTGCAGAACAACGCGGTGATCCCGATCGAGAACACGCAGATTCCGGTCGAATACGACGAGTTGCGTAACCAGATCACCCGTCTGCTCGACGATCTGGGCCCGACGGCGGAGCAACCCAAGGGTCCGTTCGGTGACATCATCGAGTCCTTCGCCGACGGCTTCGAGGGCAAGGGTGAGCAGCTCAACCGCACCTTGAGCGGGTTGTCGGAGGCACTGACCACGCTCAACCAGGGCCGCGGCGATTTCTTCCAGGTGGTCAAGAGCCTGGCGGTGTTCGTCAATGCCCTGCACAAGAGCGATCAGCAGTTCGTGGCGCTCAACGACGATCTGGCGCAGTTCACCAACTCGTTCACCAACACCGACCAGGAGCTGGCGTCAGCCCTGCAGGATCTCAACAAGGTGCTCAAGACCACCCGTGAATTCCTGGACAAGAACGGCGGCGTGCTCACACACGACATCAACAACTTGTCGGAGGTGACGACGGCGATGCTGCAGCCCGAGCCGCGCAACGGTCTGGAGACGGGTCTGCACGCCTACCCGAACCTGGTCGGCAACGCGCTCAACATGGTCTCGCCCACCCAGGGCGGCGTCATCGGTCTACCGGTTATGCCGGGCGTGACCAACTTCTCCAACCCGCTGCAGTTCGTCTGCAGTTCGATTCAGGCCGGCAGCCGGCTGGGGTACCAGGATTCGGCCGAGCTGTGTGCGCAGTACCTGGCGCCGCTCCTCGACGCGATCAAGTTCAACTTCATTCCGTTCGGCCAGAACCTGGCCAGCACGGCGATGACGCTGCCCAAGCAGATCTCCTACTCGGAGCCGCGACTGCAGCCGCCGGGCGGATACAAGGACACCACCGTCCCGGGCGTGTGGTCGCGTGACACGTTGTTCTCGCACGGCAACCACGAACCGGGCTGGACCGTGGCGCCGGGTATGCAGGGCGTGCAGGTGCAACCGGCAACCCAGCAGATGCTGACTCCGGAATCGTTGTCGGAGCTCATGGGTGGCCCGGACATCGCGGCCCCGCCGGCCCCGCCGGCGTTCGGAGTTCCCCCCGGTGGCAACCTGCCCGGCCCGCCGAACTCGTACGACGAGACCAACCCGTTGCCGCCGCCGTGGTACCCGCAGCCGGGACCGCCGCCGGCGCCTGCGCCGGGTGTGATCCCGGGTGACCCGATGTCGGGTCCCGCACCAGCCGCCTCGGCGCCGGCTCCCGCCGGACCGGCGCTGCCTGCCGAGGTCGGGGGGCAACCGTGA
- a CDS encoding alpha/beta hydrolase family protein, with protein sequence MAHRHRKQRRRVKRVATLGAATATITALTVGVAPPTAQAAAVQRDVRLQSGVHLFPPPDQIPDLTGGLGSQGYDLAQQLSAQLLTAIVENINLAALAQAAGIDPESIVNNLVGNALNQVLNGVLGGVLAAVPIDLSGVLTVVLTPALTQVLGPILGPAASTGAANFLAPLLGGLLGGADVTNLGALFAKLGLDLSNPLDLSGDPVPGLNVVTSGWAFDLLKMFGPDLGWVPPFANPVAEDINNTEYLRVGVKGLLDSLGITLPPIIGGSDTGGGGLGGLLGGLTNALKDALGPTLGGALGDVLGPLVGPLIQALPPGVDLNDVIADLPDVVALRVPIVVGIGLGAFAAGAAYQQVVNDLPNQPGGLNYTGTNPLLGSFTILPMLLLDNPGRANGGILARAYPFFRLLGIDTVTPDTQVEHSGGIPLLNTGLSLGGANLIPIKIDATFEYLPGSDFAAWPNPFTLANNMAAGMFPTYILRGLSVDDLGSVLTDQLTPQLLAALGNVAQNEPLALNFYLTIPAGSLPLLEPTYLMVDAINLLTGMNFNNPIGTALSPMLTSLVNLGYTDVYYDSGTGVYMRTLDEAGVPTAFGTLPANVDWAQVPVHLVNNLVSGISQAFSDGLVNQSPVPNPLKQLLGLLGVGGVGGLNGLLPAGGSGLNLAGLTDTLTNLVPDAINGLGVQNITKTDFEPQEITSVSAGNVDKKPLSLDALAGKAADIDQGAEAVKDAVVEKVAPDKETATATSVVDEAKSKVDSATDKVAAAADDASQEVRKTVRQARERMKASAEQARENTARAARDAQARVNRIAEDGRRQIRSAAENGGPAIGKGDSDQPGKKSEKRAEKRAEKKERKKDAA encoded by the coding sequence ATGGCACACAGGCACCGCAAGCAACGGCGTCGCGTCAAAAGGGTGGCAACCCTCGGTGCGGCAACCGCAACGATCACCGCGCTCACGGTGGGCGTTGCACCGCCGACGGCGCAGGCCGCTGCGGTTCAGCGCGACGTTCGGCTGCAGTCCGGGGTCCACCTCTTCCCGCCACCGGATCAGATCCCGGACCTCACCGGAGGGCTGGGTAGCCAGGGCTACGACCTGGCCCAGCAGCTCAGTGCGCAACTCCTGACGGCCATCGTGGAGAACATCAACTTGGCGGCGCTGGCCCAGGCCGCGGGCATCGACCCCGAGAGCATCGTCAACAACCTGGTGGGCAATGCGCTGAACCAGGTGCTGAACGGGGTTCTGGGTGGTGTGCTCGCAGCGGTGCCGATCGACCTTTCCGGTGTGCTGACCGTGGTGCTCACCCCGGCCCTGACGCAGGTGCTGGGACCGATCCTCGGGCCCGCCGCGAGCACCGGGGCGGCCAACTTCCTGGCTCCGCTGCTCGGTGGACTGCTCGGCGGTGCCGACGTCACAAATCTGGGCGCTCTCTTCGCCAAGCTCGGCCTGGACCTGAGTAACCCGCTCGATCTGTCGGGTGACCCGGTCCCCGGGCTGAACGTGGTCACCAGCGGGTGGGCGTTTGACCTGCTCAAGATGTTCGGGCCCGATCTGGGTTGGGTGCCGCCGTTTGCGAACCCGGTCGCCGAGGACATCAACAACACTGAATATCTCCGCGTGGGCGTCAAGGGTCTGCTCGACAGCCTGGGTATCACACTGCCGCCGATAATCGGTGGGTCCGATACGGGCGGCGGCGGGCTCGGTGGGTTGCTCGGTGGTCTGACGAATGCGCTGAAGGACGCGCTCGGGCCGACCCTCGGCGGCGCCCTCGGCGATGTGCTCGGTCCCCTTGTCGGCCCCCTCATTCAGGCTCTTCCCCCCGGCGTCGACCTCAACGACGTGATCGCAGATCTCCCCGATGTGGTGGCGCTGCGTGTGCCCATCGTGGTGGGCATCGGGTTGGGTGCCTTCGCCGCCGGAGCCGCATATCAACAGGTCGTCAATGACCTGCCGAATCAGCCCGGCGGCCTGAACTACACCGGCACCAATCCGCTGCTCGGCAGCTTCACGATCCTGCCGATGTTGTTGCTGGACAACCCAGGTCGTGCCAATGGTGGGATCTTGGCGCGCGCCTACCCGTTCTTCCGCCTGCTCGGTATCGACACAGTCACCCCCGATACGCAGGTTGAGCACAGCGGCGGGATTCCGCTCCTCAACACCGGACTCTCCCTCGGGGGCGCCAATCTCATCCCGATCAAGATCGACGCCACCTTCGAATACCTGCCGGGCTCCGACTTCGCGGCCTGGCCGAACCCGTTCACCCTGGCCAACAATATGGCGGCCGGCATGTTCCCGACCTACATCCTGCGTGGGTTGTCGGTCGATGACCTCGGATCGGTTCTCACCGATCAACTCACACCTCAGCTACTGGCAGCGCTGGGGAACGTCGCCCAGAACGAGCCGCTGGCGCTGAACTTTTATCTGACCATCCCGGCCGGGAGCCTGCCGCTGTTGGAGCCCACGTATCTGATGGTGGACGCCATCAACCTGCTGACCGGGATGAACTTCAACAACCCGATCGGCACGGCGCTCAGCCCGATGCTGACCAGCCTGGTCAACCTCGGGTACACCGACGTGTACTACGACTCGGGCACCGGCGTATATATGCGCACCCTCGATGAGGCCGGTGTTCCCACCGCGTTCGGCACCTTGCCGGCGAATGTCGACTGGGCGCAGGTCCCGGTCCACCTGGTGAACAACCTCGTGTCGGGCATTTCCCAGGCGTTCAGCGATGGCCTGGTCAACCAGAGCCCCGTCCCCAACCCGCTCAAGCAACTGCTCGGCCTGCTCGGCGTAGGTGGCGTGGGTGGCCTGAACGGTCTGCTTCCGGCGGGCGGTTCCGGGCTGAACCTGGCCGGGCTCACCGATACCCTGACAAATCTCGTTCCCGATGCGATCAACGGCCTTGGGGTGCAGAACATTACGAAGACGGATTTCGAACCCCAGGAGATCACGTCCGTCAGCGCAGGCAATGTCGACAAGAAGCCCTTGAGCCTCGACGCCCTCGCGGGTAAGGCGGCCGATATCGATCAGGGCGCCGAGGCCGTCAAGGATGCCGTTGTTGAGAAGGTGGCTCCGGACAAGGAGACGGCCACCGCGACATCCGTTGTCGACGAGGCGAAGTCGAAGGTAGACAGCGCCACCGACAAGGTGGCCGCGGCCGCCGACGATGCCAGTCAGGAGGTGAGGAAGACCGTCAGGCAGGCGCGCGAGCGGATGAAGGCCTCGGCGGAACAGGCCCGGGAGAACACGGCCAGGGCAGCCAGGGACGCCCAGGCCCGGGTGAACCGGATCGCCGAGGACGGTCGCAGGCAGATCCGATCGGCGGCCGAGAATGGCGGGCCCGCGATCGGCAAGGGTGATTCGGACCAGCCCGGCAAGAAGTCCGAGAAGCGGGCCGAGAAGCGGGCCGAGAAGAAGGAACGGAAGAAGGACGCGGCCTGA
- a CDS encoding YoaK family protein — protein sequence MAIASPVTQRSTVVALLLLTCATGIVDAVSVLVLGHVFVANMTGNVIFLGFWFVPHSGVDVAGALVAFAGFVLGTVVGGRMRRHLDSHVRNWLTTALGVEVVLLTVLSVLCGTGVLAYDDNRKFILIVLAMTFGIQNATARQFGIQELSTTVLTQTIVGLGFDSRLAGGTGDREKLRYGVVATMCGGAVLGGTVSQFTVAPVIAAAAVVVAISALIFKFGPAAEPIPAESVR from the coding sequence ATGGCCATCGCCTCGCCGGTGACGCAGCGGTCAACTGTTGTGGCCCTGTTGTTGCTGACCTGTGCGACCGGAATCGTCGACGCGGTCAGTGTGCTGGTGTTGGGGCATGTGTTCGTGGCCAACATGACCGGGAACGTGATCTTCCTGGGCTTCTGGTTCGTCCCGCACTCGGGCGTGGATGTGGCGGGCGCCCTGGTCGCGTTCGCCGGGTTCGTGCTGGGCACCGTGGTGGGTGGTCGGATGCGGCGCCATCTCGACAGTCACGTCCGGAACTGGCTGACCACCGCATTGGGCGTGGAAGTCGTTCTGCTGACCGTGCTTTCGGTGCTCTGCGGCACCGGGGTGCTGGCATATGACGATAATCGGAAATTCATCCTCATCGTTCTCGCGATGACGTTCGGGATCCAGAATGCGACGGCGCGTCAGTTCGGCATCCAGGAGCTGAGCACCACGGTGTTGACCCAGACGATCGTCGGCCTCGGTTTCGACAGCCGGTTGGCCGGCGGCACCGGGGACCGCGAGAAGTTGCGTTACGGCGTCGTGGCGACGATGTGCGGCGGTGCGGTGCTCGGAGGAACGGTGTCGCAGTTCACCGTTGCGCCCGTGATCGCAGCGGCGGCCGTGGTGGTGGCGATCAGCGCGCTGATTTTCAAGTTCGGGCCGGCTGCGGAGCCGATTCCTGCCGAGAGTGTTCGTTGA
- a CDS encoding mammalian cell entry protein — protein MEDKPADSGFLTTGEPDKPRRRMRFGRRRRAEDVVAESVETPVDPESDDAEATPERRTPTGKSGRQAGTEPESDTEPEVVAEPEGDVEPDGDANAEAEADTEADVEATATEPAGDEILVPHREAGRRLTYVAAAAAVLFVAAGAFGGAMLQPYLADRALVATKLQVAKTSADAITTLWTYNPDNIDSLPDRAEKYLSSDFANEYRQLIDSIVPTNKQAKVTNNTEVMGTAVETIGGDEATAIVYTNTVSTSPVTKNIPSLRYSSYRLTLQRTDGDWRITQMPALTQLDLSPQL, from the coding sequence GTGGAAGATAAGCCAGCTGATTCAGGTTTTCTGACCACCGGCGAGCCCGACAAGCCGCGCCGCAGAATGCGTTTCGGGCGGCGGCGCCGCGCCGAGGACGTGGTGGCGGAATCGGTCGAGACCCCGGTCGACCCGGAGTCCGACGATGCCGAAGCCACGCCGGAGCGGCGGACCCCGACGGGCAAGTCGGGCCGTCAGGCCGGGACCGAGCCTGAGTCGGACACAGAACCTGAAGTGGTCGCAGAACCTGAAGGTGACGTCGAACCGGACGGCGACGCCAATGCCGAAGCCGAAGCCGACACCGAAGCCGACGTGGAGGCGACGGCCACCGAACCGGCCGGGGACGAGATCCTGGTACCGCACCGCGAGGCCGGTCGGCGCCTGACGTACGTTGCCGCGGCTGCTGCGGTGTTGTTCGTGGCAGCCGGGGCTTTCGGCGGTGCGATGCTGCAACCGTATCTGGCCGACCGGGCCTTGGTGGCAACCAAACTCCAAGTGGCGAAGACGTCGGCCGATGCCATCACCACGTTGTGGACCTACAACCCCGACAACATCGACAGCCTGCCCGACCGGGCCGAGAAGTATCTGTCGAGCGATTTCGCCAACGAGTACCGGCAGCTGATCGATTCGATCGTTCCCACCAACAAGCAGGCCAAGGTCACCAACAACACCGAGGTGATGGGGACGGCGGTGGAGACCATCGGCGGCGACGAGGCCACCGCGATCGTCTACACGAACACGGTGTCGACGAGTCCGGTCACCAAGAACATTCCTTCGCTGCGGTATTCGTCCTACCGGCTGACATTGCAGCGCACCGATGGGGATTGGCGCATCACCCAGATGCCCGCATTGACGCAATTGGACCTGTCTCCGCAGCTGTAG
- a CDS encoding virulence factor Mce family protein — translation MKTLNWGRAGRRVAVLSATALILTSCGQWRGVANVPLPGGPGTESGSTTLYVQMPETLALNANSRVRVRDVFVGRVRKIELINWTPTLTIDLEPGIELPKNTLAKIGQTSLLGSQHVELNPPDKNPSTELLRSGDTIPLAQSSAYPTIERTLAGISGILTGGGIPNIETIQTEVFNILNGRADQIRDFLGRLDTFTDELNQQRNDITRAIDSTNRLLNIVAARNDTLDRVLTEFPPLIEHFAETRDLFADAVTSLGRLSKAADDTLSNSNANLHTNLQNLQRPLKQLARSAPYLVEALKLMFTLPFNIEGVPKVVRGDYINVSLMIDLTLSSVDNAFLSGTGVSGMLRALEQAWGRDPSTMIPDVRFTPNPHDAPGGPLVERGE, via the coding sequence ATGAAGACACTCAACTGGGGTCGCGCCGGTCGACGCGTCGCAGTGTTGTCGGCGACCGCGCTGATCCTCACCTCGTGTGGGCAGTGGCGCGGCGTCGCCAACGTGCCGCTGCCGGGTGGGCCTGGCACCGAGTCCGGCAGCACCACGCTGTACGTGCAGATGCCGGAGACGTTGGCGCTCAACGCCAACAGCCGGGTGCGGGTGCGCGACGTATTCGTCGGACGGGTCCGCAAGATCGAGCTGATCAACTGGACTCCGACGTTGACCATCGACCTGGAGCCGGGCATCGAGCTGCCGAAGAACACCCTGGCCAAGATCGGCCAGACCAGCTTGCTGGGTTCGCAGCACGTCGAGCTCAATCCGCCGGACAAGAATCCGTCGACGGAGTTGTTGCGCAGCGGGGACACGATTCCGCTGGCGCAGTCGTCGGCGTACCCGACGATCGAGCGGACGCTGGCCGGGATCTCCGGCATCCTGACCGGCGGTGGCATCCCGAACATCGAGACCATCCAGACCGAGGTGTTCAACATCCTCAACGGTCGTGCCGATCAGATCCGCGACTTCCTGGGCCGGCTCGACACGTTCACCGACGAGCTCAATCAGCAGCGCAACGACATCACCCGCGCGATCGATTCCACCAACCGGCTGTTGAACATCGTTGCGGCGCGCAATGACACGCTGGATCGGGTACTGACCGAGTTCCCGCCGCTGATCGAGCATTTCGCCGAGACGCGTGACTTGTTCGCCGATGCGGTGACGTCGCTGGGCCGGTTGTCGAAGGCCGCTGACGACACGTTGTCGAACAGCAACGCCAACCTGCACACCAACCTGCAGAACCTGCAGCGGCCGCTCAAGCAGTTGGCTCGCTCGGCTCCGTATCTGGTCGAAGCGCTCAAGCTGATGTTCACGTTGCCGTTCAACATCGAGGGCGTTCCGAAGGTGGTGCGCGGCGACTACATCAACGTGTCGTTGATGATCGACCTGACGTTGAGTTCGGTGGACAACGCGTTCCTGTCCGGCACCGGTGTCTCGGGCATGCTCCGGGCACTGGAGCAGGCGTGGGGCCGTGACCCGTCGACGATGATCCCGGATGTCCGGTTCACGCCGAACCCGCACGACGCACCCGGCGGCCCGCTCGTGGAAAGGGGGGAGTGA
- a CDS encoding mammalian cell entry protein, with the protein MSPRRKISADEPDYFAIEPKEPIRWGLPIVGMLSALLIAAAIAGCTFMLVRHESDERTSARDADALAYVTEFMKGYMTRDPFHANDFADDVLRQATGDFAKMFKDKQDEITVRVAQAEPSEGSVQEAGIQRWNDNGSADVLVATKTSIRTPDGKSTIETGDRWIATTIREGQQWKISQLIQVF; encoded by the coding sequence ATGAGCCCAAGACGCAAAATCTCCGCGGACGAGCCGGACTACTTCGCGATCGAACCCAAGGAGCCGATCCGCTGGGGGCTGCCGATCGTCGGGATGCTGTCGGCGCTGTTGATCGCTGCGGCGATCGCGGGCTGCACGTTCATGTTGGTGCGGCACGAGTCCGATGAGCGGACCAGCGCCAGGGACGCCGACGCACTCGCCTACGTGACCGAGTTCATGAAGGGTTATATGACGCGGGATCCGTTCCACGCCAATGACTTTGCGGACGATGTCTTGCGCCAGGCCACCGGGGACTTCGCCAAGATGTTCAAAGACAAGCAGGACGAGATCACCGTTCGCGTGGCACAGGCCGAACCCTCAGAGGGCTCTGTGCAGGAGGCAGGCATACAACGCTGGAACGACAATGGCAGTGCCGACGTCCTGGTGGCGACCAAGACAAGTATCCGCACACCTGACGGCAAGTCCACGATCGAAACCGGAGATCGGTGGATCGCAACCACGATTCGGGAAGGACAGCAGTGGAAGATAAGCCAGCTGATTCAGGTTTTCTGA
- a CDS encoding RDD family protein produces the protein MTAVLDNTGPVAVEGTGADRARLASWPARAGAFAMDVLAPAGLIVTLALLAWSVPVYGWSWWVCTVAAVAVGIAMLINRIALPAFTGWSLGRSVFGIRVMWSSGDAGLVRLLLRDLAHLLDTAALFVGWLWPLWDSRHRTFADLLTRTEVRCVDQPTPDARRRAGAVLVALAVLAGATAGLGYAAVYREDRALDQSREQIIKDGPRIVEQLLSYSVDSMDQDFARAQSLATDNYRPLVVAQQEAAKKRTPTNNDLFAVSSALLPGATKNKAAMLFAMQGQRGIDPKDLKFITATVRVDFVKVDGQWQADNLTVLKQPLLSGAGQ, from the coding sequence GTGACCGCTGTACTGGACAACACCGGACCGGTGGCCGTCGAGGGCACCGGGGCGGACCGGGCGCGGCTGGCTTCGTGGCCGGCCCGCGCGGGGGCGTTCGCCATGGACGTGCTGGCGCCTGCCGGGTTGATCGTGACGCTGGCACTGCTGGCGTGGTCGGTCCCGGTGTACGGGTGGTCGTGGTGGGTGTGCACGGTGGCCGCTGTAGCGGTGGGTATCGCGATGCTGATCAACCGCATCGCGCTACCGGCATTCACGGGTTGGTCGCTGGGCCGCTCGGTGTTCGGAATCCGGGTGATGTGGTCGTCCGGCGATGCCGGACTGGTGCGGTTGCTGCTGCGTGACCTCGCGCATCTGCTCGACACCGCGGCCCTGTTCGTGGGCTGGCTGTGGCCGCTGTGGGATTCGCGCCACCGGACGTTCGCCGATCTGCTGACCCGCACCGAGGTGCGCTGCGTCGATCAACCCACGCCCGACGCCCGACGACGTGCCGGTGCGGTGCTGGTGGCGCTCGCGGTGCTCGCCGGAGCCACGGCGGGTCTCGGCTATGCCGCGGTGTATCGGGAGGATCGAGCGTTGGATCAGTCCCGGGAGCAGATCATCAAGGATGGCCCACGAATCGTCGAGCAGTTGCTGAGCTACAGCGTCGACTCGATGGATCAGGATTTCGCCAGGGCCCAGTCCCTGGCTACGGATAATTACCGTCCCCTGGTCGTCGCACAACAGGAAGCGGCCAAGAAGCGCACTCCGACCAACAACGATCTCTTTGCGGTGAGCAGTGCGCTGCTTCCCGGAGCGACCAAGAACAAGGCCGCCATGCTGTTCGCGATGCAAGGACAACGGGGCATCGATCCGAAAGATCTGAAGTTCATCACCGCGACAGTGCGGGTCGATTTCGTCAAGGTCGATGGTCAGTGGCAGGCCGACAACCTGACCGTGCTGAAGCAGCCGTTGTTGAGTGGGGCGGGACAATGA
- a CDS encoding MCE family protein, protein MVMTRFIRIQLALFAVLTVIALVVLALVYLRLPTWAGVGMYQLNANLPNSGGLYATANVTYRGTKIGKVTSVEPTEQGAHVTMNIENQYRVPIDSSANVHSVSAVGEQFIDLVSKDGAKEYFRAGDTIQIGTVPAEVGPSLDAAQRGLAALPKEKIATLLDETATAVGGLGPSLQHLVDSTQAIAGDFKDNIGSINDIIENSGPIIDSQVNSGDAISRWAKNLNTLAAQSAQNDDALRGGLQQAAPTADQLNAVFGDVQESLPQTLANLEIVIDMLKRYNKNVEQVLVTLPQGATGAQTATIFAPRGMQHFALGINMPPPCLTGFLPASQWRSPADTSTAPLPDGLYCKIPKDAQNAVRGARNYPCADVPGKRAASPKECHSDEPYQPLGTNPWYGDPNQIRNCPAPGARCDQPVDPGRVIPAPSVNNGMNPLPASQLPPPESTAMRSDPLTAPRGGNVSCSGQQPNPCIYTPAGGSTATYSPSSGEVVGPGGVKYSVTNSNKPGDDGWKEMLAPAS, encoded by the coding sequence ATGGTGATGACCCGTTTCATCAGGATTCAGCTTGCTCTGTTCGCGGTGCTGACCGTGATCGCCCTGGTCGTGCTGGCGCTGGTCTACCTGCGGCTGCCCACCTGGGCGGGTGTCGGGATGTACCAGCTGAACGCCAACCTCCCGAATTCGGGCGGTCTGTACGCCACGGCCAACGTGACCTATCGCGGGACCAAGATCGGCAAGGTCACCTCGGTGGAGCCCACCGAACAGGGCGCTCACGTGACGATGAACATCGAGAACCAGTACCGGGTGCCGATCGACAGCAGCGCCAACGTGCACTCGGTGTCGGCGGTGGGTGAGCAGTTCATCGACCTGGTCTCCAAGGACGGGGCCAAGGAATACTTCCGCGCCGGCGACACGATCCAGATCGGCACCGTGCCCGCCGAGGTGGGTCCGTCGCTCGATGCCGCACAGCGGGGATTGGCGGCGCTGCCGAAGGAGAAGATCGCGACGCTGCTCGACGAGACCGCCACCGCGGTCGGTGGGCTCGGGCCGTCACTGCAGCATCTGGTCGATTCCACCCAGGCGATCGCCGGTGACTTCAAGGACAACATCGGGTCGATCAACGACATCATCGAGAACTCCGGGCCGATCATCGACAGCCAGGTGAATTCCGGCGACGCGATCTCGCGGTGGGCCAAGAACCTGAACACACTCGCGGCGCAGAGCGCGCAGAACGATGATGCGCTGCGGGGCGGCCTGCAGCAGGCGGCGCCGACGGCCGATCAGCTCAACGCGGTGTTCGGCGATGTGCAGGAGTCGTTGCCGCAGACGCTGGCCAACCTGGAAATCGTCATCGACATGCTCAAGCGGTACAACAAGAACGTCGAGCAGGTGTTGGTGACACTGCCCCAGGGCGCCACGGGGGCCCAGACCGCGACGATCTTCGCCCCCAGGGGTATGCAGCACTTCGCCCTCGGCATCAACATGCCGCCGCCGTGCCTGACCGGCTTCCTGCCGGCCTCACAGTGGCGCTCGCCCGCGGACACGTCGACGGCACCACTGCCCGACGGTCTGTACTGCAAGATCCCCAAGGATGCGCAGAACGCGGTGCGCGGCGCGCGTAACTACCCGTGTGCCGATGTGCCCGGTAAGCGGGCCGCCTCGCCCAAGGAATGCCACAGCGATGAGCCCTACCAGCCGTTGGGCACCAACCCGTGGTACGGCGACCCGAACCAGATCCGCAACTGCCCGGCCCCGGGCGCGCGTTGCGATCAGCCGGTTGATCCGGGCCGGGTGATTCCTGCGCCTTCGGTGAATAATGGGATGAACCCATTGCCGGCGAGTCAGCTTCCACCACCGGAATCAACGGCGATGCGCAGCGATCCGCTGACCGCGCCGCGGGGTGGCAATGTGAGTTGTAGTGGACAGCAGCCGAACCCCTGCATCTACACTCCGGCAGGAGGTTCGACGGCTACCTATAGCCCATCCAGCGGCGAGGTGGTCGGTCCCGGCGGTGTGAAGTACTCCGTCACCAACTCGAACAAACCAGGAGATGACGGATGGAAGGAGATGCTGGCGCCAGCCAGCTGA